The sequence below is a genomic window from Fulvitalea axinellae.
TCTATCCGTAAGCCTACAGCATAGGCGAGGGTTGCTGACTTCAAAACCAATACTGCTTTGGCTAACCCTAAAACAGTCTTTCGGTGTTTAAAAAGAAAGCCGACTGCTTTTTTCCCCTTTGTCACTAACGAGGTCATATAGAGTCCAACCTCCTTAGTATCCATAGCCCGAACAAACCCGGTAGCGTCCTTAGTGGCCGACCGCAACGAAGGCCCCAGCTGATCGTAAATCTTCAGGCTCGCTTCCTGCGTAGCGCTTTTCAGCATCTGGAAGTCACCGGCCAGATTGTCCAGCTTCGTATCCGCCATACGCTTGGCCGTGCCTTCGGCGTTCTCCAGCTCCCCGGTCCAGTAGCGTATCTTTTCAGACCCCTCGGCCAACAGGATATTCATCTCCTGTATCGCCTCCGACCCGAACACTGTCGAAAGCGCCGCCTGCCTCTGCTTGTCGTTCAGGCCGGCCATGCGCTCGTTCAGCATCCCGATCATGCCCGACATGCCTATAAACCGGCCCTCGCCGTTAAAAAAGCTCAGATTCAGTTCGTCCATTACGCCCCGCATGGCCTTCGTCGGCTTGGTAAGCCGGACAATGGACGTACCCAAAGCCCTGGTCGCCAACGATCCCTTAAGGCCGTTGTTGGCCAACAGGCCTATCGTGGCGTTACTCTCCGCCAGCCCGACCCCCATAGCCTTGGCCGTGGGCCCCCAGTAGTTCATGGCGTCCGAAGCCTCCTCAATATTGGTATTGAACCGGCTTTGGGTAAAGGCCAGCTGGTCCACCACCACGCCCGTTTGCGAGGCTTTCATACGGTACTGGCTTAGGATGTTGGTGGCGATATCCGCCGACCTCGCCAGCTCCATACCGCCCGCCGCCGCCAAATTCAGGGTGGCCGGCAAGGCCTGTATCTGCTGGTCGGCCTTAAAGCCCGCCAAGGCCAGATACCCCATACCGTCGGCGCTTTGCCGGGCGCTGAACACCGTAGTGTCCCCGGCTTCCCGCGCCGCAGCTTTCAGGCCCACCATCTCGGTGCGGGTAGCGTTCGAAAGAGCCTGCACGTTGCTCATGCTCTTCTCGAATCCCGCCCCCGTGCCCACAAGGCCGGTGGCCAAGGCGCCCGTGCTCAGCGTAAGCCCGAGCCCGGCCACCATACTCCGCAGTCCGGCCATAGCGCCGGTGCCGGCTTTCGCCCGCCTTTCCAGCGTGCCAAGACCCCTTATCGAGGCCGGACCCAGACCGCCCACCTTGCGCCTTACGCCCTCCGCCGACCGGCCGAGCGTCACAAAGCGCCCGTTGGCGTCCCGCAGTCTGCCGTTGGCGTCCTTGGTAAAGCGGTTCAGCGACGCGTCCGCCCGCTCGGCGTTATTCACCAGGCTTGGCAGTACGGCGTTGCCGTTGGTGTCAACGTCTATTTTGTAAGAATAACCCTGAGAGCTCACCCGCCGTCCTTTCTTTTTCCTTGTTCCTTATATCCTCCAGTATGGCGTATTTCATCGCCCATTCGCCGTCCGAAAGGCTGTCCGGATCGGCGCTGATATTGTGGTATTGGAGAAGCGTGTTGACATAAAGGAGCGAGTCCTCGCGGACCCGCTCCTTGGCCTTCCCTAACAGCTTCCCCAGCTCACGTTTTTTCTTTCCACCAGTCTAAAAAGGCAGT
It includes:
- a CDS encoding phage tail tape measure protein, with protein sequence MSSQGYSYKIDVDTNGNAVLPSLVNNAERADASLNRFTKDANGRLRDANGRFVTLGRSAEGVRRKVGGLGPASIRGLGTLERRAKAGTGAMAGLRSMVAGLGLTLSTGALATGLVGTGAGFEKSMSNVQALSNATRTEMVGLKAAAREAGDTTVFSARQSADGMGYLALAGFKADQQIQALPATLNLAAAGGMELARSADIATNILSQYRMKASQTGVVVDQLAFTQSRFNTNIEEASDAMNYWGPTAKAMGVGLAESNATIGLLANNGLKGSLATRALGTSIVRLTKPTKAMRGVMDELNLSFFNGEGRFIGMSGMIGMLNERMAGLNDKQRQAALSTVFGSEAIQEMNILLAEGSEKIRYWTGELENAEGTAKRMADTKLDNLAGDFQMLKSATQEASLKIYDQLGPSLRSATKDATGFVRAMDTKEVGLYMTSLVTKGKKAVGFLFKHRKTVLGLAKAVLVLKSATLAYAVGLRIETGLLAAARTAKFAYITATRGATVALRAMNTTMMASPTGLILAGITAVTAAIVLLSKKTKKATEAQVSLNEAQRKSDESKKDRLGTEKATDLDLKKSKLEGLTNDQIAGLKRRAKARIAEIKDQRVDMRLQYQDEVGLRKKHVPKVWEAIQKEEKEIEEWKKSKLPAHDKRNAIRYHRERKKDLEAQYGKMTDSGFMSRYVKESGRLNKTLKKNEELLSWTLKRLPEKQDSPLGGPLTTGGKDDKKMSENIISGGASQRIINIQVDKFQDAINFHVKEAVGDLADKAEDMEELMNEAWARTLNTANQAAHGGI